CGACGGGACTGCGACGTCCGCGCGGGGCCGGGACTCTTCGCTCCAGGGCGATCGAAACGCAGGCATGCGGGATCCCATAGGTAAAGTTCACCGTGCCGTCAATGGGATCGATGACCCAGCGGTACGCGGCATTGGCCTCACCCGAAGTGCCCTCCTCGCCCAGGATGGCCACCTCCGGAGCGAACCGACGCAGGCTTGCTTCGATCAGCTTTTGGCAGCGGACATCCAGCTCCAGCTTGATATCCATCTGTGTCGCTGAGTCGATCTTTTTGATCAGCAGCTGATTCTTTCGCATCAGGGCTCCGGCTTTGCGGGCGGCTGTGACCGAGGCGGCGAGCGCGGCGGAATGGGAGAGCTTTGTCATGGGGGACTGGTTGGGGTGAGAGGGGAGGCGCGACCAGGTCTAGCCGCGGGTGTGGTCGAAACCAGCTGCGTAGGCGGCCGATGGCATTGCCTCAGCCTGCGCGTACATCTTTTTCTCCGCGGCGCGGAACACAGTGAATCCCAGCACGGCCACAAAGATCCCAAACGCGACCCTGACGCTGCTCAGGAGCCGGGTCCGGGAGTCCGTGGCGGTGGCCCAATCTATGAGATCGCGGAGTCTCCAGGGGGAGATGGTCAGCCACATGCCCATGAACACCCAGACGTACGCCCAGGTGACGGGCACCAGCCGCCAGTCCGAGTCGACCCAGCGCGCCGAATCCACGATCAGCTTGGCACCCAGCAACATGAGCACCGCTACGCCCCGGACCGGCAAAAAGTCCTGCAAGAAAAAGCAGGCTCCCACCCCGACCAAGGCGAATACCCCATAAAGCAGCGGCTTGAAGCTGGTAAAATCAGCCACATTTTCCTGACGGACATAGTAAAGAAACCAGGCTGTTGCCGCCAGGATCAGCGGAAAGCCCCACGGCGTGTTTCGAGGGAAGCGTCGGGCAGCTTTTCCGAAGGCGCTAGGGTTCAACACCCCGCCCAGATGAAGCGCGGCAAAGGCCAAGCCCAACAGGATCGTGACCGTCGATAGTTTCGGACCATCCATAAAGGCCACTTCAATACCGGAGATCGGGCCTGAAAGCAATATCTCGCCAAACAAACCTCTGGCTTTGGTCCCTCCCTTGCTCCATGTTGATTCCTGATTCTGGAAGGGTGGAGGATCGCTCCGAGCTTCGCTCGGGGAGGAAAGTCCGAACTCCATAGGGCGCGATGCCGCGTAACCCCGGTCGACAGGCCGGGGATACACGCGGGGACCCGGGGTAATAGCGGGTCACGGACAGTGCCACAGAGAATATACCGCCTCGGCGCTGGCAACAGCATCGAGGTAAGGGTGAAAAGGCGGGGTAAGAGCCCACCGCCTTGGGTTAAACCCAAGGGCATGGAAAACCCCATCGGGAGCAAGGCCAAATAGGGGACCTCGAGGCGGCTCGCCTCAAGTCCAGCCTAACCGCTGGACGGGTCTCGGGTATCGGCTGCTGAGACAAATGATCCTCTCCTTCTCGGGGCTTCGGCCACGGGAGGCAGACAGAATTCGGCTTACAACCCTTCCAGAATCCTCATTCTTGTCGAATTCCTCGGCAGCCCTAAACTGGGGCTGCCAATGCAGTGGCTCACCATCAGACCCGATGCCGAATCAGCCCGGGCTGGGCTCCCCAGCCCGACAGCCCCGTTCATCGCCTCGAATTCCATGAACCCGCTTGTAAATCCCCCGACTGACAACCTGCCGAACACCTCAAGTGACCAGGCCATTGCCCCCCATCCTGGGGCGGCGGTTCTGCGGACTCTTTGCTTCGGGTGGATGCTCGTGTCGTCCGCCTTAACCGGTGCGGGTGCCGCGGGCACGTCGCCGGCAGCGTCGGCTTCCGACCAGGGAGTTCGACGGGACGCGACAGTGTCCGCCGTGGAGCGGGTGATTCCATCCGTGGTCAACATCGGCACCGAGACCTTGGTCGCTTCGCGCTCTCCCCTGGACGACCTGTTTCGGGAGTTCTTCGATCCGTATTACCGTGAGCGGGAGGCCGACTCGGCCTACAGCGTGGGCTCCGGAGTCATCATTGACGAAGAGGGCCATATCCTGACCAACCACCATGTCGTCAGCCGTGCGCACCGGATTACGGTCAAGCTTGCCGATGGCCGTGAATACGAGGCCAAGGCGATGACCAGCACGGCGTTCACCGACGTGGCGCTGTTGAAGATCGTCAGCAAGCCTGGTGAAAAATTCTCCGCGGTGAAGTTCGCGGGTGACGATGACCTGCTGTTGGGAGAGACGGTCATCGCGCTGGGGAACCCCTTCGGGCTGGGCGGGTCGGTTTCACGAGGCATTCTCAGCTCGAAGGCGCGTCGCCCGCCGAACCGGGACGAGGCGCTGGACATTCCGGACTGGTTACAGATCGATGCGGCGATCAATCCAGGCAACAGCGGCGGACCCTTGATCAACTTAAACGGCGAGCTGATTGGAATTAACGTGGCGGTTTCCCGACAAGGGCAGGGGATTGGCTTCGCCATTCCCATCAAGCGCATTTCCTCGACCCTGTCCGAGATGTATACGCCTGAGACCTTAGGCGGCTTCTGGTTTGGCGCCCGTCTTCGCCCGCAGCAGAAGCCGACCCGCGTTTCGGAGGTCGAGCCCGGCAGCCCCGCGGCCTTGGCGGGGGTGAAGCCCGGTGATGTCATTTCGGTGGTGGACGGCAAGGCGGCCAAAAGCCTGTTCAGCGTGGTGGATGAGTTGGTGCGGATCGGGGACCGTCATGAGATCCCCCTCGTACTCCTGCGTGGCTCCGAGCGCATCGGGGCGAAGCTGCTGCTCGTCAAAGAGCAGTCCTACTTCAACGCCGAGCTGGTGCGGAAGAAGCTGGGACTTCAGGTGGAGGAACTGAGCGCTGCCTCGGCAGCCCGGATTGGATTGGATATTGAAGGCGGGCTCTTGGTGAATGCGGTGGATCCCCGATCACCCGCGGCGCAGGCAAACCTGCAGCGGAGCATGATCGTGACCTCGCTCAGCGGTCAAAAAGTGACTCGAGTGGGCCGTGCCGCCAAGATCCTTCATGCCCGTAAGGCTGGGGATCCCGTGCAGCTCGACCTGCTCATCCCCATTCGACGCGGCCGGTTCATCGAGGTGCAGACGGGCAGCGTGGAGGTCAAGATTCGGTAAACCTAAAAAGGAGGATGCAAACCACGGTTTTCTCGGATGGCACGGATCCGCTCTT
Above is a genomic segment from Verrucomicrobiales bacterium containing:
- a CDS encoding trypsin-like peptidase domain-containing protein, which codes for MNPLVNPPTDNLPNTSSDQAIAPHPGAAVLRTLCFGWMLVSSALTGAGAAGTSPAASASDQGVRRDATVSAVERVIPSVVNIGTETLVASRSPLDDLFREFFDPYYREREADSAYSVGSGVIIDEEGHILTNHHVVSRAHRITVKLADGREYEAKAMTSTAFTDVALLKIVSKPGEKFSAVKFAGDDDLLLGETVIALGNPFGLGGSVSRGILSSKARRPPNRDEALDIPDWLQIDAAINPGNSGGPLINLNGELIGINVAVSRQGQGIGFAIPIKRISSTLSEMYTPETLGGFWFGARLRPQQKPTRVSEVEPGSPAALAGVKPGDVISVVDGKAAKSLFSVVDELVRIGDRHEIPLVLLRGSERIGAKLLLVKEQSYFNAELVRKKLGLQVEELSAASAARIGLDIEGGLLVNAVDPRSPAAQANLQRSMIVTSLSGQKVTRVGRAAKILHARKAGDPVQLDLLIPIRRGRFIEVQTGSVEVKIR